The sequence GCACAGCTGATCAACTCCAAACGTTAACATCCATGAGCGTGCAAATAAATCACACGCAAATCAACATAATCACcattcatataaataaatacataatacgAATCATCAGAACGTCAAGCTTTGAAAAACGACCCACAATTTACAAACTACAAGCCTAACCTTTAAAGCACGTTACTGACCCGTAACTTCCCGTACCGCTGATCGTCTCCCGCAAAGCTCTCTGGGTCGTGTAGTTTTCTTTAGAGAGACAATTTGTGCCTGTCCAATTTGTGCCTACCATAGACTGTCCAATTTGTGCCTACCCACATTTGCTGTTTTTGCATTTGACCGCTACTGATACTTACATGACGTATTTCCGGAGTTTGGTCATAGTGTTCAAGTGGCCAAGgccgcaagtgtgggtatttacACAGGCCCAAAGATTTTGGCTTAAATAAACACACACGGTAATCACAAAGGACTCTGATTGGCCCAGTCTGAGCAGCGCTGAGAAAAGTAACAGGTAACAAATGACATCGCCATTAGCAATGGACATTAAACCTAAAACACACAATCacgatttaaaaatataataattatgttgcgttcacataataaaaaataatttacaactAGGAAAAAATCACATCTACTGTCCTGCGTCAGAGGATATGTGACGACATGAAGAGCAGCGGAGAGCGAGCGAACTACATTACCCAAAATGCTATCCAGTAGGAAGCACATTTGTAAACAATGCTAGAACGCTAAAGGAGAAAGATGTCTACGAAAGGCTTGGCTATATTGCTATCTTATCATAGTTGATATTTCGTTTTAATACTAGAGTTAGTTTATTAAAAGAACTAACCGGCGGTTTGCGCAGGAATTAGTATTTTTTGCGTTAATCTGATCTGGTCTGCAATTGGAGGAATAACGTTACAGCTATATGTATTCAGTATGATTATTGTGGCGATTAATTAAGCTCAGAATCATTTTACGTGTCCAtggggaaaagaaaagacatgaTTCACCCCAGATTTCTCGCTGGTAAGTCTCATTTAATGCTCTCGTAGAGTATTATATTGAGTGTTTCTTTACCCACGTGTCTTCTTGAGtattaaaaacatgttaattaaaggaatagttcacccaaaaataaaaatgatcccACAATTTACTAATCCTTAAGCCATCCTATATATGACAGTacattatgggataattttcatttttgggtgaactattcctctAACACGCACAGTAATGTAGAGCTGGCAGTTAAGTAGGACCATGAGAGTATTTTTATTCCTGCTTTCTAATCAACTACATTTCATCTGAACTGTGTGGTTGGTTGATGTTTGTTCCTCAGGAAACGGGGATGATTATAACCTCCAcaagaaaaaacacaaaaagcaCAAGAAACACAAGAAGAAGCATCATAGGGATGATGGACACAGTTTCTCCTCTGAAGCTCTGGAGTCAGATTCCGGGATGTTGGTGCTCAAACCTCCTCAACTCAAACTCAAGATCAAACTTGGAGGTCAAACTCTAGGAACCAAGAGGTCAGTGATCTTGCAAACAATAAATTAGACTGAGACTTGAGCTTTTTGAATCGATCCCTTTAGGAAATGGTTCCAAATTGTGACAGTAGTTCCATTAGAATTCCTTttagaaaatgttaaaatgttttttgatgCATGAATTTCTAAGGTCTCTAAATGATCAATATGAtcaaaattcatttttctgaacaacctgttgtacacaatctactacacgcctttttctgaccttttattataattgtaaaaaatgtatcaggTTGTGATACATAAGActttcacaatttttttatgAAGTAAACATAAgagtaacttttatattgttcttAATATTTCAAGGTGAACACTTACTGGATTGAAGCAGCTTAGGTTTACTAGATTATGCATacaatattgttattattagaaATATAGTATTAAATATGATACCATATGAACTCCTTCTGCATTTCGCTAGacaacaaaattacaatttaaaatgtttcaatGAACACCTTTAACTGGAAAAGATTAAATTTTCAATGAGAAAGAATACAGATATTTTTATGCAGTATGGAGActttattatattgtattttatattttttcccactcctttatttgttttttactaACATGCTAGACTCTTATGTTTGAACATTATTCTACATAATATCTGCTGAAATATTTGTTCCAATTTGGAAAACTTCATAAAgataatgttaaatatatatgcacatattcTTCAATAGACAAAGCAAATAGGAGTGATTTAAATGTGCAACAGAAAGCACGCATTCATTTCctttttgaaattgtaattttaaataaataaataagcttcAACAAGGTGTTTGTAATTCACTTCTTCATTAAAATCTCCTTGTCTTGAAAAATTCACcttatttttaaagagaaacatGTGCatggaaaatattttattgacaTTTTCCTCATGTATGTTTGAATGTTTTTACACATCATTATAGTATCaatatatttaaagtataaAAACTCATTAGTGTCATTGTCTTACTGAACTCATGGAGTGATAACCAGAACAAAATCTCTTCTATATGTTAATGTAACAAATTAATACATATTCTTTATATTGGTTTATTGTTGCTATAAATGaacagttcaccccaaaaaaaatgacaaatacattttagaaaaaaaaactgcttttgtgtttcactaaaaatattaatatagttTAAAGTAAATGATGCCTATTTTTATTCTTAGATGAATTATTTCATGGTGTATGTAGACTGGGCTGGCAACCAGAAGTTTGTAGGTTCAAACCCTGCAAGAGGTGATTCATAAAGTGTAATGTTTTCTCTGTAATAACTCAGGTTTGATAAAGcgttttgtctttttgtagtGTGCCCACGTTCACAGTGATCCCGGACTCTCTGCGCTCCGTGTCACCTCTGAACGTAGAGAGTGATGATGATGGCGATGATGATGACGACGACGACGACTCTGATGATGACGTGCCCTCAGAGGGAGTTCCTATAGAGCAGTACAGAGCCTGGCTGGGTGAGGGGAGAATTTGAATATGCAAAACCTTGAGCGAATATAGGAAAAATAGCCAGTCTGAGCCATGTTAATGtgtatgaatgtttttgtgtgtaataCCCAGATGAGGACAGTAACCTGGACCCGTCTCCTCTGCCGGACATGGACACGGACTCGCTGCTGGGAGGCCCGATGGATGAGGAGGAGCGATGGCTGGAGGCGCTGGAGAAGGGAGAGCTGGATGATAATGGAGAGCTGAAGAAAGAGATCGATGAGTCTCTGCTCACGGCCAGACAGGTGCCGTATTAAAACACACATCTGACCAGTGGGATAGGGAATAAACTATTATACAGCCTAAATACAGGGTtcctacacattttccatttcaagACTCTGTACTTTTCCAGACTTATCTGTGGATTTTCAGACCATATTTAACATTTGCTAAATGATATAAAAAACATGTTACATTCTATGTATGTTTCCAAATAATTGCCAGAGTATTGTAGCTAGGTACTGTAGCTCATACAAACCAATTAACAACAAACCGTTCAGCATTTTATTAAAACTGCAATGCTAAAATACTGGATTATGTCTGATACGCTTTCATGCTTTCACTGACTGCAAACTTTTTAAATccatattatatgttttaaaatattgcatttttagaaaatattttgaaaataatagCAAGATATGCCATTCAGTAGCATAATGTTTGCTATACTATAAACTTATTGATGAAATCATTTATTATCAGGCATTATCACTTCATACAAGTCCCCATATACCCATATCATTCACCCATATAGcattattttcatattcaaTATTTAGTACAGTCCTCTGTAAATAATCACACAGTGCATATCCACTCTTAAATGCTTCTAAAcaatattttagaaaataaaataggGGCAATAGTATGGATtaagttgatcaaaagtgacagtaaagacatttataatgttacaaacggTGTTGGGGTAACggattacaagtaacttgagttacatcATCAGATTTTACCtttccaagtaactagtaatgtaacgcattacttttaaatatacgacaaaatatctgagttactttttcaaataagtaatgcaagttactttgttttcctatttattgactgacagctctcctgtcccaaTGTCGAGAGAAATTGTAtgtgcagaggcgttgtgtaTGAACATGATgtttattgtagttctagagatttactcatctcacttgcacaaaacagattcagtattgcTCAAAAAGAATAAACAGcaaaatgcaaactcagaatattacacaaacctgcaataatgaaatatttttaataccacaaatatactttatgtacttaatctcactttatgacctgtgtctttgctgctgaccttcaatgattcAATTTATCCATACtattaagcaaaaatgacttcagATAAACATCACTTTTGTGTTTCATTACTTTGTTTTCATTGATAAAGTAAGAAGCTAGATGCAGCTTCTTACTTTAGCAATGAAAACAAAGTAATGAAACCCTTTCGAAGGTCCTCCGGAGGTCACCTTTGTCGGCTGCATACGTCATTGAGGCTGCTTCATTTCATTAAACCAACCACTACATTCCAAAGTCATAAGGAGACTACAACAATTTATGTTTCCTTAGGAATAACGGTCAATTTTATAATGGTTACTCTTCTGAAATAAGACATCCTTTATGACGTATGCAGCTATCAAATGCATCTTCCGGATGACGCAGCCTTCAGAATAAGACACAGCTAGAGTGTTATGTTGTATTCGAAATTGCCCCCTATAcactcattcactattccctacattagtccactaatatagttcacttgagggagtgaatgaaaacgacttgaattcggacactgagtgCACTGGAAAGGCTGctgcttttgcatagtttgtggTTGCTGTTTAATCATCATTTGAAACTtaaactggcagctccagtaataagatgaaaatatttattttgaaccCTGTCATGGAAACTTGCATGTATAAACCTTATTAAACTATTTAATAAtcacttaaaaatgaatttatacatgtatgatATTATGCTGAATGTATGATATTAACCACATCGGACCAGCGGTTTGgaaagtggatggatggatg is a genomic window of Megalobrama amblycephala isolate DHTTF-2021 linkage group LG3, ASM1881202v1, whole genome shotgun sequence containing:
- the ino80b gene encoding INO80 complex subunit B; the protein is MGKRKDMIHPRFLAGNGDDYNLHKKKHKKHKKHKKKHHRDDGHSFSSEALESDSGMLVLKPPQLKLKIKLGGQTLGTKSVPTFTVIPDSLRSVSPLNVESDDDGDDDDDDDDSDDDVPSEGVPIEQYRAWLDEDSNLDPSPLPDMDTDSLLGGPMDEEERWLEALEKGELDDNGELKKEIDESLLTARQKALLHKQQIQPLLELPMGYKEKELTAEMMQKREERARKRRLQAAKKAEENKNQTIERLTKTSKAKIKSMRERKSKQAQLPMVRYSSNAQGAAVSYPIGIPAPMPAAPSASPPAPASCGVSGCSNLKKYSCSKTGTPLCSLECYKKNLILLEGVA